Proteins encoded in a region of the Triticum dicoccoides isolate Atlit2015 ecotype Zavitan chromosome 3A, WEW_v2.0, whole genome shotgun sequence genome:
- the LOC119272887 gene encoding beta-glucosidase 5-like — MDGLDTSAWPLFDSVDEWWASTCADGRHDLMFQDDVKLMVDMNLEAYRFSVSWSRLIPDGRGAVNPKGLEYYNNLIDALVQHGIQVHIMIYQLDYPQILEDEYGGWLSPRIVDDFTAFADICFKQFGDRISYWTTIDEPNVGATGSYDGGSIAPGHCSDPFGATKCTVGDSTVEPYIAAHNMLLAHASASRLYREKYQAMQKGVVGLSIYSLWPYPMTNSTEDLEATKGCMDFFLGCILEPLISGDYPERMKKIVGSRLLSFTNIQSEAIIGSADFIGINHYYSVYVNGRPLDKGTRDYTADLSIIYKASKTDPPASSPDVIPSDPEGLQRVLLYLKEAYGDIPIYIQENGQSSSNDTLEDIDRTEYLKSYIGSTLAAVRSGANVKGYFAWAFLDAFECLSGYQERYGLYRVDFDDKALPRHARLSARWYSAFLKTQDIHVQSELNNTGWHAEQ; from the exons ATGGACGGGCTTGACACTTCCGCTTGGCCCCTGTTCGACTCGGTGGACGAGTGGTGGGCTAGCACCTGCGCCGATG GCAG ACATGATCTGATGTTTCAGGATGATGTGAAGCTCATGGTTGACATGAACCTAGAGGCTTACAGATTCTCCGTCTCCTGGTCAAGGCTTATCCCAG ATGGCAGGGGAGCTGTCAATCCAAAAGGACTCGAGTACTACAACAACCTAATAGATGCGCTAGTGCAACATG GCATTCAAGTCCATATTATGATTTACCAGCTTGATTACCCTCAAATCCTGGAAGATGAGTATGGAGGATGGCTAAGCCCTAGAATTGT GGATGATTTCACAGCATTCGCAGATATTTGCTTCAAACAGTTTGGAGACAGGATCTCGTACTGGACTACGATAGATGAACCTAACGTAGGTGCGACCGGATCTTACGATGGCGGATCAATTGCACCCGGACATTGCTCTGACCCTTTTGGAGCCACAAAATGTACGGTGGGTGACTCTACAGTGGAACCATATATAGCAGCTCATAACATGCTATTGGCGCATGCATCAGCCAGTAGGCTTTACAGAGAAAAATATCAA GCCATGCAAAAGGGGGTTGTTGGCCTAAGTATTTACTCCCTTTGGCCTTatcctatgacaaactctacagagGATTTAGAAGCAACAAAAGGATGTATGGACTTCTTTTTGGGCTG TATACTAGAGCCCTTGATATCTGGAGATTATCCGGAAAGAATGAAGAAAATTGTTGGCTCTCGTCTTCTATCCTTCACTAATATCCAGTCTGAAGCTATAATTGGTAGTGCAGATTTCATTGGGATAAATCACTACTATTCTGTCTACGTGAATGGTCGTCCTTTAGACAAAGGCACTCGTGACTATACAGCCGACTTGTCAATTATCTACAAAG CTTCTAAAACAGACCCGCCAGCCA GCTCCCCCGACGTCATTCCAAGTGATCCCGAAGGATTGCAACGTGTGTTATTGTACTTGAAAGAAGCCTACGGAGACATTCCCATTTATATCCAAGAGAATG GTCAATCATCTAGTAATGACACTCTTGAAGACATCGACAGGACCGAATACTTAAAGAGCTACATAGGGAGCACATTGGCTGCAGTAAG GAGTGGAGCCAATGTGAAAGGCTACTTCGCCTGGGCGTTCTTGGACGCCTTCGAGTGCCTGTCAGGGTATCAGGAACGTTACGGACTGTACCGTGTTGATTTCGACGACAAGGCGCTCCCACGACATGCCAGGCTATCTGCTCGCTGGTACTCCGCCTTCCTGAAGACCCAGGACATCCATGTTCAGAGTGAGCTCAACAACACAGGATGGCATGCTGAACAATGA